The Thiomicrorhabdus lithotrophica DNA segment GTAGATATCGACTGGGGAAGTTATGCCGGTAAACGCCGTCAATTACCCTGGTTTTTGTTGGCATTAAACCTTTTAAAACAAAAGGGGTACAGTATCTTTTTACATGGTGTTGTGGGCAATGAAGAGACACGTTTATACACGCAACCTGTTGTAGAAAAGTTGGGTTGGCCTATTGCAAACTCGTTGCAGAATGCTGCTGAGATGATTAAAAAAGAGGGCGTATGTTACTTAGCGTTAGATCATTTTGCACCACAGATTAAAACACTGATGAATAGCCGTGATGAACTTGGGTTACGTTCTCCTATTCATTCACTTTCTAGAATGTTAAACCCATTTAACGCCAAGTTAAGTGTGCATGGTGTTTTTCATAAGGGTTATGACGATATTCATCAACAGACAGCCAGTTTACTATCAGATAATATGACCATCGCATTTTGCGGAGATGGCGGTGAAGCCGAAGTAAGACCTGACAAGAAAACTGAGATCAAAGCTTTAGAAACCTGGCAAGAGGGTGAGATAACAAAGCACCAGGCCTGGTCATACTATTTACCTAAAACGTTTTTAAATTCAGATCCAACGGCTAAGTGTTTAGATGTTGATATTTTATTGGCCGTTTGGCAGGGAAAACAAGCTAATGATTATGGCGTTACAACCGTTTTGCAAACCACGGCTATGGCTTTGATGGCGTTAGAGAATTTAACATTTGATGAGGCACTAGAGCAAGCTAATCTACTTTGGGATAAGCGTTTAACACCTTAATACTGAAAGCTTTAAGGTGTTAAATTTGGAGTGGATTTTACTGGCTTTTGTATTCGTCAGACCAAGTAAAATCAAATTCTACTTGGTTTAATTCAAGGTTTCTTTCGGTCATCTTGTCTTCGAGTTCTTTCTTTTCTGCCACTACGTCAATGAGAGCTTGGTTGTTGTCTTCTAAACGGTGCATCTGCTCTAAACCTAAATGATAAAAGCGCAAAATTTTCATTGCTTGCTCATCGCCATTCTCAACCGCTTCTTTTACATTATTTAAAACGTTAGAGATATACATTAAATTACGCTTTAATCGCCAAGCGTAAATGCCTTCTTTCATCCACTCTTTGTCGGCAAAAAATAGCTTAACAATGGTTCCGGTAATGAGTAAACCAACGAAAGCACCTATAAAATTTAATACTAGGTGGTTGCTAGAGTATTCACCAAATAAATCAACGGCAAGTGTTGCTGTACCAAATCCAATAACAATAAAAATCGCCATAACGATTAAAGTCGCTTTGCGTGTTTGTTTGCGATAACAAACAGGATCAATTTCTTCAATTTTAAACATCTTTAAATCCGTGTGTTGTGTTAATTCTGCGTCTGAATTCTACTGTTCTAAAGTGTTTTTGTCATTACTTTAATGGTTTTGTACTTAGAAAAATAGGTTAATTGATAAAAGCGTTTGTTTAAAACGCTGCGTGTGAGCATTTATAAGAAATATTTTTATTATTTGTTTTAAATACTTTATACTGCAAACTGATTATATGTCGGAGTGCCTTTAGGCTGAGATCGCGAAAGCGGGATCCGTAGAACCTGATCTGGATAATGCCAGCGAAGGGAACAATCAGATTAACGCAACGATTTGCGTAAATAGAATAGAGAGTTGAACTGCTTTTATACCCCCGAGGTATTAAAGTATTTAATCCTACCAGGCCTGGTAGGTTAATCGAAACTTATCATTTGAATATTCCATTTAATCCTTAATCTGAATCTACATGTCTAAACAGCTTCGCCTTTTATTTACTATTTTTAAATAAGGCTAAGTTATGAGTTCAAACAAACACCAATCTACAGATCGTCGTCAAAGACGTGCCGAAGCGGAAGCGTTTATTCAAAATGTTTCTGGACAGTCGTTTCCAAATTCTAAAAAAGTTTATGTTGATGGGAAACTTCACCCTATAAGAGTTGCTATGCGTGAAATTGCTGTTAGTGATACTTACGTGAAGGGTACGGATGAAAATCCTACTTATGAAAAAAATGAACCTGTTCCCGTGTATGACACTTCAGGGCCTTACACAGAGCCAGCAATTGAAATCGATGTATATAAAGGTTTGCCTAAATTGCGTGAGAGCTGGATTGAAGCACGTAATGATGTTGAAACTTTAGGGTCTGTGACCTCTAAGTTCACTCAGGGTCGTCTAGCGAATGAAGGATTAGACCATATCCGTTTTGAGCATTTACCCAACGTAAAAAGAGCCAAGTCGGGTTTGAATGTCACTCAAATGCACTATGCAAGAAAGGGAATCATTACCCCAGAGATGGAATATATTGCGATTCGTGAAAACATGAAGCGAGCTGAAGTTCGTGATGAGATTCTAACTCAACAGCATAAAGGCGAATCTTTTGGCGCCACAATTCCGAAAGAGATTACACCTGAGTTTGTGCGTGACGAAGTGGCACGTGGTCGCGCGGTAATCCCATGCAATATTAACCATCCTGAATCAGAACCGATGATTATCGGCCGTAATTTCTTAATTAAGGTAAATGCCAATATAGGTAACTCATCAGTAGGGTCATCTATTGCAGAAGAAGTTGAAAAACTAGTATGGGCCACTAAGTGGGGGGCTGATACGGTAATGGATTTATCTACTGGTAGAAATATTCATGAAACACGTGAATGGATTATGCGTAATTCACCGGTACCAATAGGCACGGTTCCTATCTATCAGGCTTTAGAGAAAGTGAACGGTATTGCTGAAGATCTGACTTGGGAAGTATTTAGGGATACTTTGATAGAGCAAGCTGAGCAGGGCGTTGACTACTTTACGATTCATGCAGGTGTTTTATTGCGTTATGTGCCTATGACGGCGAAACGAGTAACGGGAATTGTATCGCGTGGTGGTTCTATTATGGCTAAGTGGTGTTTAGCGCATCACCAAGAGAACTTCTTATATACCCACTTTGAAGACATTTGTGAAATTATGAAAGCGTATGATGTGACCTTTTCTTTAGGCGATGGTTTACGCCCAGGCGCAATAGCAGATGCCAATGATGAAGCGCAATTCGCTGAATTGGAAACATTAGGTGAGTTAACTAAAATTGCTTGGAAGCATGATGTTCAGGTGATTATTGAAGGGCCTGGTCACATTCCATTACACATGATTAAAGAGAATGTGGATAAGCAAATTAAAGAGTGTGATGAAGCGCCTTTTTATACATTAGGACCACTGACGACCGATATTGCGCCGGGTTATGATCATATAACCTCAGGAATTGGTGCGGCGAATATTGGTTGGTACGGTTGTGCCATGCTTTGCTATGTAACGCCTAAGGAACATTTAGGTCTACCAAACAAAGATGACGTTAAAGAAGGTTTAATGGCTTATAAAATTGCTGCCCATGCAGGTGATTTAGCTAAAGGCCATCCGGGTTCACAAATTCGTGATAATGCACTTTCTAAAGCGCGTTTTGAGTTCCGTTGGGAAGATCAGTTTAATTTAGGTTTAGATCCTGAACGTGCTCGGGAATACCATGATGAAACCATTCCTCAAGAATCAGGAAAGGTCGCGCATTTCTGTTCTATGTGCGGGCCTAAATTCTGTTCAATGAAAATCAGTCAAGAGGTTCGTGATTACGCAGATGCTCAAGAAAAAGCCGCTGAAGAAGGTCAGATTACTGAAATTTCTTTAGAGAGTATTCAAACTGGAATGAAAGAGAAATCTAAAGAGTTTATTGCATCTGGTGGTGAAATCTACCAAAAGGAAGCGTAAACCATGGTTTCAAGTAAGCCTAAAATCGCTGTTTTAGGTGCGGGGCTATTAGGCAGAATGCTAACGGTTTCTCTAATGAATCATTTTGATGTCACTGTTTTTGACAAAGATGATGGTGATGCCAAGCAAAGCGCAGGCTACTTAGCAGCCGCTATGCTTGCACCCTTGGCAGAATCAGCTGATTGTAGTGCTGAAATTATGCAGTTGGGTGAAAAAGCCTTGGCTTTATGGCCTAAGTTTTTGGCTAAGCTGGATACGCCAGTTTACTTCCAGCAAGCAGGCAGTTTAATTGTGGCCTTTGAGCAAGATGCTGCGGCATTAGAGCAGTTTCAATCACGCTTGAAAGGTGGCGGTTTTCAAACCGTTAACGCATCACAAGTTAGTCAGTTAGAGCCAGAGTTAAAGCAACGTTTTAAAAAAGGCTTATATCTAGCTGACGAGGGTCAGTTGGATAATCGTCAGTTATTAAAAGCAATGGCAGTGCAAATGCGTAAACATGATATTGCTTGGCATAAAAATTCATCGGTTGAGGTGACCGAAGATGCGGTAACGGTTAACGGTAAAGTCTTAACTGGATTTGATTGGGTTATTGATTGCCGAGGGATGGGGTTACAAGCGGATGAGTATTCAGATAAATCATCTTTAAGAGGGGTTAGAGGTGAAGTAGTGCGTGTACATGCGCCTGATGTCACTCTTAAGCGTCCTGTTAGGTTAATGCATCCTAGATACCCAATCTATATCGCGCCAAAAGAAAACCATCATTTTGTCATAGGAGCAACGCAGTTAGAATCGGAGGATTCTCGTAAGCCAACGGTGCGCTCGGCTTTAGAGTTACTGTCGGCTTGTTTTAGTGTTCATAGTGGGTTCGCAGAAGCCGAGATAATCAGTATGGATGCGGGACTCAGACCTGCCTATCTAGATAATCATCCTAAGATTGTGCAGACAGGTAATCGCATCGTGGTAAATGGATTGTTTAGGCATGGCTACTTGTTAGCCCCGGTTGTTGTTGAAGCGTGTATGAGTTTAATTCATTCACAAAACAGTGCATCACCATCGCAACCTGATAATGCATTTTGGGATTTGTTACCAGGCCTGGTAGTTTCGCAAACGACTCATACTTCACAAACAGTAAATCTGCCTTAAAGGATAAAAAGTGAATATCTATATAAATGAACAAAAATTTACTTTTGATAGAGACGTTAAGTTGCTTGAAGCATTAGTAAGTTTTGAAGCGTCAAAACCCTTTGCCATTTTATTAAATGATGAGTTTTTACCACAATCGGATCATCAATTTACATGGTTGAAAGACAATGACAAAGTTGTTGTGGTTGGCGCGATTCAAGGAGGTTAATAGTGAAAGATACAGTTTCTATTTACGGTACGGAGTTAAATAGCCGTCTTTTGATTGGCAGTGCGTTGTATCCGTCTCCACAAATTATGCAAGATGCAATTATAGCCTCAGGTGCAGAGATTGTGACCTTGTCGATTAGTCGTCAAAACCCTCAGGATAATGGTGGGCAACACTTTTGGAATATTATTCAATCATTAGGCGTGCACATATTACCAAATACGGCGGGTTGTCATTCAGTAAAAGATGCGGTCAATATGGCAAAAATGAGCCGTGAAATTTTTCAAACGGATTGGGTAAAGCTAGAATTAGTGGGGGATGATTATAATTTACAGCCGGATCCTATTGATTTAGTCCAAGCCACTGAAATTCTGTTAAATGACGGGTTTAAGGTTTTACCTTACTGCACAGATGATTTAGTGATAGCTAGGCATTTGGTTGAACTCGGTTGTGAAGTGTTAATGCCATGGGGTTCTCCCATTGGCACAGGAAAAGGTTTGTTAAATCCTTATGCATTACAAGCCATTAGAGATCGCTATCCCGACATTACCTTAATTGTTGATTCAGGTATAGGTCTCCCATCACACGCTGTACAGGCAATGGAAATGGGAGTAGATGCGATTTTGCTAAATACGGCTATTGCACA contains these protein-coding regions:
- a CDS encoding DUF3087 family protein — encoded protein: MFKIEEIDPVCYRKQTRKATLIVMAIFIVIGFGTATLAVDLFGEYSSNHLVLNFIGAFVGLLITGTIVKLFFADKEWMKEGIYAWRLKRNLMYISNVLNNVKEAVENGDEQAMKILRFYHLGLEQMHRLEDNNQALIDVVAEKKELEDKMTERNLELNQVEFDFTWSDEYKSQ
- a CDS encoding FAD-dependent oxidoreductase, with product MVSSKPKIAVLGAGLLGRMLTVSLMNHFDVTVFDKDDGDAKQSAGYLAAAMLAPLAESADCSAEIMQLGEKALALWPKFLAKLDTPVYFQQAGSLIVAFEQDAAALEQFQSRLKGGGFQTVNASQVSQLEPELKQRFKKGLYLADEGQLDNRQLLKAMAVQMRKHDIAWHKNSSVEVTEDAVTVNGKVLTGFDWVIDCRGMGLQADEYSDKSSLRGVRGEVVRVHAPDVTLKRPVRLMHPRYPIYIAPKENHHFVIGATQLESEDSRKPTVRSALELLSACFSVHSGFAEAEIISMDAGLRPAYLDNHPKIVQTGNRIVVNGLFRHGYLLAPVVVEACMSLIHSQNSASPSQPDNAFWDLLPGLVVSQTTHTSQTVNLP
- the thiC gene encoding phosphomethylpyrimidine synthase ThiC, coding for MSSNKHQSTDRRQRRAEAEAFIQNVSGQSFPNSKKVYVDGKLHPIRVAMREIAVSDTYVKGTDENPTYEKNEPVPVYDTSGPYTEPAIEIDVYKGLPKLRESWIEARNDVETLGSVTSKFTQGRLANEGLDHIRFEHLPNVKRAKSGLNVTQMHYARKGIITPEMEYIAIRENMKRAEVRDEILTQQHKGESFGATIPKEITPEFVRDEVARGRAVIPCNINHPESEPMIIGRNFLIKVNANIGNSSVGSSIAEEVEKLVWATKWGADTVMDLSTGRNIHETREWIMRNSPVPIGTVPIYQALEKVNGIAEDLTWEVFRDTLIEQAEQGVDYFTIHAGVLLRYVPMTAKRVTGIVSRGGSIMAKWCLAHHQENFLYTHFEDICEIMKAYDVTFSLGDGLRPGAIADANDEAQFAELETLGELTKIAWKHDVQVIIEGPGHIPLHMIKENVDKQIKECDEAPFYTLGPLTTDIAPGYDHITSGIGAANIGWYGCAMLCYVTPKEHLGLPNKDDVKEGLMAYKIAAHAGDLAKGHPGSQIRDNALSKARFEFRWEDQFNLGLDPERAREYHDETIPQESGKVAHFCSMCGPKFCSMKISQEVRDYADAQEKAAEEGQITEISLESIQTGMKEKSKEFIASGGEIYQKEA
- the thiS gene encoding sulfur carrier protein ThiS; translated protein: MNIYINEQKFTFDRDVKLLEALVSFEASKPFAILLNDEFLPQSDHQFTWLKDNDKVVVVGAIQGG
- a CDS encoding thiazole synthase, coding for MVKDTVSIYGTELNSRLLIGSALYPSPQIMQDAIIASGAEIVTLSISRQNPQDNGGQHFWNIIQSLGVHILPNTAGCHSVKDAVNMAKMSREIFQTDWVKLELVGDDYNLQPDPIDLVQATEILLNDGFKVLPYCTDDLVIARHLVELGCEVLMPWGSPIGTGKGLLNPYALQAIRDRYPDITLIVDSGIGLPSHAVQAMEMGVDAILLNTAIAHANKPQQMAEAFKKSIEAGRSAYLAGPMTEQKSAQPSTPKIDSPFWHHSA
- a CDS encoding glycosyl transferase family protein, whose protein sequence is MNQEMNETKPFQFYIQTIGRGQKRRRSLTQTEAKDAMRLILSGKVTDMQLGAFLMLIRVREETPEEAAGFLEAIRESMPKVECAVDIDWGSYAGKRRQLPWFLLALNLLKQKGYSIFLHGVVGNEETRLYTQPVVEKLGWPIANSLQNAAEMIKKEGVCYLALDHFAPQIKTLMNSRDELGLRSPIHSLSRMLNPFNAKLSVHGVFHKGYDDIHQQTASLLSDNMTIAFCGDGGEAEVRPDKKTEIKALETWQEGEITKHQAWSYYLPKTFLNSDPTAKCLDVDILLAVWQGKQANDYGVTTVLQTTAMALMALENLTFDEALEQANLLWDKRLTP